A stretch of the Uranotaenia lowii strain MFRU-FL chromosome 3, ASM2978415v1, whole genome shotgun sequence genome encodes the following:
- the LOC129758824 gene encoding uncharacterized protein LOC129758824, with the protein MSLADSDSGGSMREADGRNTGAVRGSRMISPEQNSSSSTSESSAPAIIGTTTDYSPNPKPPLALEKDTNSTANSYIPAVTVTVLENFQPAQLTSICPSVGPVESTVTATVHQASLPAAAIIIGRQVSGSFTEGNMPYSGNGGSGFRSSFNGRVPFARMLSSNPSSDRRSGNAGAEIYPISASSSIAS; encoded by the exons ATGAGTCTTGCAGATTCGGATTCGGGTG GTAGCATGCGGGAAGCAGACGGAAGAAATACTGGAGCAGTTAGAGGTTCAAGAATGATTTCTCCGGAACAAAATTCCTCTTCATCGACTTCTGAATCGTCAGCTCCGGCCATCATCGGAACAACCACAGACTACTCGCCGAACCCAAAGCCACCGCTAGCACTCGAAAAGGATACGAACAGCACAGCCAACAGCTACATTCCAGCAGTCACAGTTACTGTACTCGAGAATTTCCAGCCCGCTCAGCTGACTTCGATTTGCCCATCTGTTGGCCCCGTAGAATCGACCGTGACTGCAACCGTTCATCAAGCTTCACTACCGGCTGCGGCCATCATTATTGGAAGGCAAGTTTCCGGTAGTTTTACCGAAGGCAACATGCCATACAGTGGCAACGGGGGATCCGGTTTCCGTAGCTCCTTTAATGGACGCGTTCCATTCGCTCGTATGCTTTCCAGCAACCCTAGCAGTGATCGGCGCTCCGGGAATGCCGGTGCTGAAATCTATCCTATTTCGGCATCTTCGTCGATTGCCAGCTAG